Within Carassius gibelio isolate Cgi1373 ecotype wild population from Czech Republic chromosome A16, carGib1.2-hapl.c, whole genome shotgun sequence, the genomic segment TGGAAAATGACAAGTTTGGGCAGGCCACTACCTTCACACACCAAACAATAAAGACTTGAATAAGCAATCAATGCctgactccaaaaaaaaaaaaaaaaaatatatatatatatatatatattggaataaATAATTGGATATTTGTTTTCTTCTTGTTGACATTCTCTTCTTAAAATAGATGAGATGAAAACAGTATATTTGGAGCTCTTTTGAGCTTTGGTTTTGTGTTTGGTGCAATAAAGGgttgttcattttaatttgtagttTAATGTCTAAAGTTTCAGTACACAACTTCTATTTATAAGTTAGTTCgaggaaaaaaaaatccctcctTTGTTCTACCCCTCCTCTCTTTCCTTTGACTGGAGTTCTTTCAATTTCAACCCACCTGGTCATGATATAAAAGTACTCAGGAAAGTAAAGAAAAGGAAGGgaaaaataaattggattaaacattctcagaaatgtcttaTAGTCCTATTTAAGCTGGCTCTAAGCCTAAAGAGATCTGGTCTACATTTGGCAGTAGCAGAGGTGTCAGATGTGGCATGTTTAGCCCCAGAACCGCTGTTTTGTTGAAGGAACAGGTGGTTCTGGGATGTCTGGGGCAAAGATGGAGCCTGCAGATTCAGAGAGGAAGATGAAGTAGAGGTTGGCCACCAGCATAACCAGCATTGGCAGAAACGAAAACCCAAAGCCAACACCTCTCACACTGCTGTCACAAGCTGCTGCGACCCAGTACAGTAATCTGTGATGcacaaagacacaaaacaaaaatacataaaagtcataaaaaaaaaagtattgttagTACACATTGAATATCTGGAATTCAGAATCTAATTTAAACCTATGAATAAACTAAAGTTtattatttcagaaaataaaaaaagtaacaaaacacaaacaaaacgaAAAACATACCGAAacataaaaacatgataaaatgacaaaataaatgaatgaatcgcTAAGGTTGTAACAATATATTATGCCACAATatataacaatacaaaaatataacatgGATAGCAACAATATGCATTGTGTCTaatcacccaaaaaatttaagcTCAGACATATTTAATTCAGGCTTTTATATAGATATAATCATTGGTCAATGCACATACAAAGAGCACTTAAATGCGGTAAACCTGGAAGCTCAAAGTTGTTATGTCTATATTCTTGATAATTTCTATTTCCccttaagttttagttattttgctatgagaaatgttgccttggcaactagctaaaaaaaaagtttttatattttatttcagttaacaaaaaaatgtacaccTTACATTTTAACTCTATTTTGGTCTTGTTTATCACATTGAATTGTGACATAAGTGTTACACTCCTACTAATCAGTGCCAATTTTGTGGCCCTTTCCAAATCAGAGATTTGGTCCTCCAAATTCAGGAAGGATTTTGTACCTGCCAAAGGCAAAAATGATGGTGAGAAGAGGAATTAGTTTGAGCAGATTCTGATTTAGGTAGGCAGCCATGACAGCCAGTTGGAGGAAGTAAAGGAGAAAGAGCGAGACTGAGTCTTCCACATAACGCTGGTGAACTGCCACCTGCTTAATTTCTCCCTCCCCCTCAAACCGTGGCTTCAAGGAGCGATACCTCAGACGGGACACACCTAGTACCAACATACCTAAGAgtggaaagaaaaaacaaaataactgTTTCCAAACAGCTCTTTTTGATTGAATGATTCAGCACTGAATGAACACAAAGATATAGTGTATCTAACAAAAATGAATCTCTCAGAGTCAAAACAGACTCATATTCATCTGGGTACTGCTTACCGAGGACAATAGGTATGACTGCAAAAACAGAGCAGCGCAGTGTGTAGACCAGCCGTAGGGGGGCGCTGTCAAGCAGAGGGGCATCAAAGGGAAGAAAGACATAGCCACCCCATACCAGCAAGGGGAAGATCAGGGCAGAAGTGAACATAGATGCACCCAGTTTAAGAGCATCACGACAAGATCCGCCAGAGCTACCTGAGAAAGAGATAGAGatacatttttcatgattttgtaaaaaacaaaaaaaaaaacgaacaaaaaaaacaaaaaacacttgcaTTCACCATTgaagaaaacagttgtgctgcttaatatttttgtggaaatttgtgtttttttgttcatttttcaatatacaatttgcaatccTGAAGGAAAAATAGATTGCACACAAGTTTGCAAAAGGTcttatttaaataacaataataactgatttaaaatgatttttcaatTTGGTTTGTgagattttacataaaattattaaatgttaggGATGTACAGATATTAAAATGATATACTATTGTGtgtaaatgcattattaaaaaactaaactaaaatctattattttaaaaacgCTGAATTATAAAAGTGAATTTACCgatcacaatattataatgtacagtatgaaaatcaATGTTAATTTAAGATTTGCTAAATATTACATTCAATAggaataattttagttttttaaagataaaaaaaaaaacacatgaacacTTTCTCCTTTACTTCCTCCAACTGGCTTTCATGGCTGCCTACCTAAATCAGGATCTGCTTAAACTAATTCCTTTTCTCATTATCGTTTTTGTCTTTGACGGGTACAAAATCTCTCCTGAACTTGGAGGACCAAATCTCTGTTTTATATAACCTCTTGCTTCAGATCCTGTCATCACTAACATGAATTTAGAGGAtcaggtgaattttttttattttttttataacaagtgttataatattttaaaccTTATTGCACCGCTCAAGCTTATTCCTTTGAAGCACAAATCACAGCCATGGATCAATAGTGATGTCCGGGTGCTTAGACAGCAATGTCGGCAATGTGACCACGGGTGGTAGAAATATGGGAATCAAGTGTCCTATGAAATGCTGAGGGACTCATTGTGCACATTTCAAAAGGTGGCTAAGGCAGCTTTTAAGGCAAAACATTTGTCAGAAATCATTggcaaaattttttatttatccagAACATGATTCTCAGGCATCGATTCTGAGTTAAATCGCCCCCAgtgctttttttctttaatgtgtgAAATTTTCCTCAAGTATTTTGTAGCTAAAGTAAATAGTGTTAAGGCTCAATTAGCTATTATGGTAAATGCTTGTCTTTTAACAGGGGTAGTACTAGATTGTTTTAAATAAGCGTTTGTATACCCTATATGTAAGAAGCCTTCACTTGATTTTAGACCAATTTCCTATCTCCCGTTTCTATcaaaaatgtaagaatttttaatttttctatttCAAAACCACTTGATTATTAGTGGTATTTCTAAagtttttcagtctggttttaaagGTTTGCACAGTAAAAAGTCTGCCCTCTTGGaggtttttaattatattttaattacaacTGATGTGGGCAATATTATGGCTTTAGTGCTTTTAGACCTTAGTTCAGCATTTGATTTTGTTGACCACGGTCTCTTGAGGTTGGAGCATTGCATTGGTATTAGGGGCACTGTACTTTTAGTGAGTAAAGGCAAGTAGCTACTCCTCTTCTGTAGTGCATTCTACAAGTGGTGTTCTCCAGGGATCAATCTCGGCACCGATATGTTTTCACTGTTACCCATGCAATCAATATATAGGAGATTTGGTGTAtaatatcactgctatgctgacaGTACTCAGCTCTACATACCACTTAAACGTGATGATATTTCTGCTATAAATCAATGAATTTGCCCGTCTCCTTGAACTGAAAATGTGGCTTACAAATAACTTTCTATAtctaaataatgacaaaacagaagatgttttgtttcagatcaaatgGCAAAACTGACTTGAGCACAACTGATTTGGGCTCTCACCCCATATCAAGTCCACAATGCTAAAAATTCCAGGTTTTATACCTGACTGCGAACTAAAGTTAGAGAAACAAATGAATGCCACAGTGAGCTCCAGACTTTACCATCTTCGTAGATTCGCCAAGGTTAAACAATACCGGAGCAGGAAGAGTTTTGAGACTGTAATACATACTTTCATCTCTTCACGACTCGATTATTGTAACTAGCTTTACTATGGCTTGCAGTTCTCATCTATACATCGACTTCAGTTGGTTCAAAATGTGGCTGCCTGTTTGAACACGGACAGGCGCAAACGGATTCATATTACACTTAGCTTACACCCGCTGCACTGGTTACCTTCCAGTACCTTATTGAGTTTAAAATTTAGCTTTGTGTTCAAAGCTGTAAATCCTTAAgagtatctttaaaaaatatcttttaaGAGTTGCTTACTGTTCACAATCCTGTCAGATCACTCAGATCTCAGACTACAAATATGTCGTGGGCTCCCagaactagactaaaatgtaggGGAGATGGAGCTTTCTCTGTTGCTGCTCCCAAATTATGAAAC encodes:
- the LOC128030606 gene encoding transmembrane protein 79-like, whose translation is MGTKGPPGPEKVLKIPEWVADVGKITKNVNSTEEENKEEMVKSASMEPSTLQWPENKAEPQIQMPVKVGESTSVKSDCISLHGGVSRTESEREEFLLKEMDTGKESFSDSELKNGVKSTGSEIEVEEVNMMPENAARVFSPSISILRSTSKQEAADHLRDDEEEKSPFMGTHGTHGTPLEDYYQDWSVTSKSRCCSSGGSCRDALKLGASMFTSALIFPLLVWGGYVFLPFDAPLLDSAPLRLVYTLRCSVFAVIPIVLGMLVLGVSRLRYRSLKPRFEGEGEIKQVAVHQRYVEDSVSLFLLYFLQLAVMAAYLNQNLLKLIPLLTIIFAFGRLLYWVAAACDSSVRGVGFGFSFLPMLVMLVANLYFIFLSESAGSIFAPDIPEPPVPSTKQRFWG